A window of Flavobacterium flavigenum contains these coding sequences:
- a CDS encoding helix-turn-helix domain-containing protein has product MDTNEISFENLPKAVAHLVKEIAEIKLLIHNVQVYESKEKSIPIGIEEASRLIGKAKPTIYALVRQRKIPCYKYGKKLYFFEEELLEWISKGKKKTIQEIESEALKFSHNRHK; this is encoded by the coding sequence GTGGATACAAACGAAATCTCTTTTGAGAACCTGCCCAAAGCAGTAGCGCACTTAGTGAAAGAAATTGCCGAGATCAAACTTCTGATTCATAATGTGCAGGTATATGAATCTAAAGAAAAAAGTATTCCTATCGGTATTGAAGAAGCAAGCCGGCTCATAGGAAAAGCAAAGCCTACAATTTACGCTCTTGTAAGGCAGAGAAAAATTCCTTGCTATAAATACGGTAAAAAGCTGTATTTTTTTGAAGAAGAACTTTTAGAATGGATTTCTAAAGGAAAAAAGAAAACAATACAGGAAATCGAATCAGAAGCATTGAAATTTAGTCATAATCGACATAAATAG
- a CDS encoding cold-shock protein: MQEGKVKFFNEEKGFGFITPNNGGNEIFVHVSGLSENIRENDSVRYDIKEGQKGPNAVNVIIA, translated from the coding sequence ATGCAAGAAGGTAAAGTAAAATTCTTCAATGAAGAAAAAGGTTTCGGATTTATAACCCCAAACAACGGAGGAAACGAAATTTTTGTCCATGTTTCTGGTCTATCGGAAAATATCCGTGAAAACGACTCGGTTCGATACGACATAAAAGAAGGCCAAAAAGGGCCAAACGCAGTAAATGTAATAATAGCTTAA